Proteins encoded together in one Procambarus clarkii isolate CNS0578487 chromosome 11, FALCON_Pclarkii_2.0, whole genome shotgun sequence window:
- the LOC138363592 gene encoding elastin-like, with protein sequence MTAEEVKGSELEHHLHQSPAPGAGAPGAGAPGAGAPGAGAPGAGAPGAGAPGAGAPGAGAPGAGAPGAGAPGAGAPGAGAPGAGAPGAGAPGAGAPGAGAPGAGAPGAGAPGAGAPGAGAPGAGAPGAGAPGAGAPGAGASGAGASGAGASGAGALDEGAPGAGSLDDGSLDDGSLDDGSLDDGAPGAGSLDDGSLDHDGALDDGALDDGALDDGALDDGALGAGASGRRGTGRRGYWALGLQTPGHCQCGLPGCPVSWVLGCPPCGVPRRVASWPPGTPESGVPSCPH encoded by the coding sequence ATGACGGCTGAGGAGGTGAAGGGATCAGAACTggagcaccacctccaccagtctccTGCTCCGGGCGCCGGTGCTCCGGGCGCCGGTGCTCCGGGCGCCGGTGCTCCGGGCGCCGGTGCTCCGGGCGCCGGGGCTCCGGGCGCCGGGGCTCCGGGCGCCGGGGCTCCGGGCGCCGGGGCTCCGGGCGCCGGGGCTCCGGGCGCCGGGGCTCCGGGCGCCGGGGCTCCGGGCGCCGGGGCTCCGGGCGCCGGGGCTCCGGGCGCCGGGGCTCCGGGCGCCGGGGCTCCGGGCGCCGGGGCTCCGGGCGCCGGGGCTCCGGGCGCCGGGGCTCCGGGCGCCGGGGCTCCGGGCGCCGGGGCTCCGGGCGCCGGGGCTCCGGGCGCCGGGGCTCCGGGCGCCGGGGCTCCGGGCGCCGGGGCATCGGGCGCCGGGGCATCGGGCGCCGGGGCATCGGGCGCCGGGGCTCTAGACGAAGGGGCACCGGGCGCCGGTTCTCTGGACGACGGGTCTCTGGACGACGGGTCTCTGGACGACGGGTCTCTGGACGACGGGGCTCCGGGCGCCGGTTCTCTGGACGACGGGTCTCTGGACCACGACGGGGCTCTGGACGACGGGGCTCTGGACGACGGGGCTCTGGACGACGGGGCTCTGGACGACGGGGCACTGGGCGCCGGGGCATCTGGGCGCCGGGGCACTGGGCGCCGGGGCTACTGGGCGCTGGGACTCCAGACGCCTGGACATTGTCAGTGTGGGTTACCTGGATGTCCAGTGTCTTGGGTGCTTGGATGTCCACCGTGTGGAGTACCGCGTAGAGTTGCGAGTTGGCCACCTGGTACTCCAGAGAGTGGAGTACCAAGTTGTCCACATTGA
- the LOC123758387 gene encoding uncharacterized protein isoform X1: protein MSSSVLVLMVMVIGVAYGMGVNLDEHGANKTKAEWERLWTGVPLARSGSTVGNVVYSVAGFLLGGVLLFVSLFDPTRKPVIKFFDNAFGERSVRRRRDVGTGLESHVAAAFDTFTAALDKMEVIAKMNLNYL from the exons tgtgCTAGTACTAATGGTGATGGTGATTGGGGTTGCATATGGTATGGGTGTTAATCTTGACGAACACGgagcaaacaagacgaaggcagagTGGGAAAGGTTGTGGACAGGCGTTCCCTTGGCGAGATCAGGCTCCACAGTCGGCAACGTTGTCTACAG TGTGGCTGGCTTTCTACTCGGTGGAGTGCTGCTCTTCGTGTCGTTGTTTGACCCCACTAGAAAACCGGTCATAAAGTTCTTCGACAATGCCTTTGGTGAGAGATCAGTGAGGCGGCGGCGTGACGTAGGGACTGGCCTCGAGTCGCATGTTGCTGCGGCTTTTGACACCTTCACTGCTGCTCTCGACAAGATGGAAGTGATTGCTAAGATGAATCTGAATTATCTTTAA
- the LOC123758387 gene encoding uncharacterized protein isoform X2, giving the protein MSSSVLVLMVMVIGVAYGMGVNLDEHGANKTKAEWERLWTGVPLARSGSTVGNVVYRIINVNEAEHQCTAICGWSVHQVTAREDFNALTSKCKTLYNKAKVLERLETKVARYCETVCATVMVKIFW; this is encoded by the exons tgtgCTAGTACTAATGGTGATGGTGATTGGGGTTGCATATGGTATGGGTGTTAATCTTGACGAACACGgagcaaacaagacgaaggcagagTGGGAAAGGTTGTGGACAGGCGTTCCCTTGGCGAGATCAGGCTCCACAGTCGGCAACGTTGTCTACAG GATAATTAATGTAAATGAAGCAGAGCATCAATGCACAGCAATTTGTGGCTGGTCAGTACATCAAGTTACAGCAAGGGAAGATTTTAATGCTTTAACAAGCAAATGTAAAACGTTGTATAATAAAGCAAAAGTTCTTGAAAGATTGGAGACGAAGGTCGCAAGATATTGCGAAACAGTTTGTGCCACAGTGATGGTTAAAATTTTCTGGTAA